The Thermobispora bispora DSM 43833 genome window below encodes:
- a CDS encoding TIGR03085 family metal-binding protein gives MTYATQERAALCDLLDETGPDAPTLCAGWTTGDLAAHLVLRERRLDAAAGIALPFLAGYTASVQRRIKAATPYPELVRAIRNGPPRWTPYGLIPGLDGLVNTVELFVHHEDVRRARPGWEPRALPAGFQDVLWKRLGMAAPLFLRRSPVGVVLRRIGGGQTVVRKPGPTVVVTGEPSELTMFVFGRQKHARVECAGDPGAVARLREARLGA, from the coding sequence GTGACCTACGCCACACAGGAACGAGCCGCGCTCTGCGACCTGCTCGACGAGACGGGACCGGACGCCCCGACCCTCTGCGCGGGGTGGACCACCGGCGATCTCGCCGCCCACCTCGTGCTGCGCGAGCGGCGTCTCGACGCGGCCGCCGGCATCGCGCTGCCGTTCCTCGCCGGGTACACCGCGTCGGTGCAGCGGCGGATCAAGGCGGCCACCCCCTACCCCGAGCTCGTCCGCGCGATCAGGAACGGGCCGCCGCGGTGGACACCGTACGGCCTGATCCCCGGCCTGGACGGCCTGGTCAACACCGTCGAGCTCTTCGTGCACCACGAGGACGTCCGCCGGGCCCGACCCGGCTGGGAGCCGCGCGCGCTGCCCGCGGGCTTCCAGGACGTGCTGTGGAAGCGGCTCGGGATGGCCGCCCCGCTCTTCCTGCGCCGGTCCCCGGTCGGGGTCGTGCTCCGCCGGATCGGCGGCGGGCAGACGGTCGTGCGGAAGCCCGGGCCCACGGTGGTGGTGACCGGGGAGCCGTCCGAGCTCACCATGTTCGTCTTCGGGCGCCAGAAGCACGCGAGGGTCGAATGCGCCGGTGACCCCGGGGCGGTGGCCCGGCTCCGCGAGGCCCGCCTCGGCGCATGA